The following is a genomic window from Strongyloides ratti genome assembly S_ratti_ED321, chromosome : 1.
agaatatttttgtGTAACTTATGAATTCTGTCAaaattcataatattttttaaaaaacttatatattttggATTAACTTTTCAAGAGAAATCGAATGAATCTAATCTTATGGTTATGCGATAAATTTCAGCCTAGATATTAAAGAGTCgagaacaatgaatatttagaaaaaatttccgcctttcattatatctcgcttcaaaatAAAGCTATGTAAGAGCAGCTTTTTGCAATCAACTTCTGAACAAATTTCATAtagggtctaccttcaaaacttttttataacttcaaccattcttgagatatgaaaaaatgatgacaataAATTACGCGCGCAAAAATACCACTTATCATATCTTGAAAACTACTGCGAATCAGAAAAACTTTTCAACGTAGACTATGCTTCAAAAGTTTAAAGAAGCCCAGCGCATCAAGTTTCATATTCATAGGAGCTCATTTGTTCAAGTTATAAGATCATGcttgaaaactttttaaacaaCGTTTTTTCATCATATCTCAAGAATGCTTAGACCTATGAAGATAAGACTAGTCTTAATGAATTTCCCATAAAAAACTGATCTAGAATcgttaaattaatttttatatttttgattacaTCACAGAAGtcgtatttttattaaaaatattccccactTTCGCCCTTAAACTTTGAATGCCTGTAACTTCTGAACCGTTAATTTGATTATAGTCATGATTATATGcaaaattcattattttgaaagggctatcgaatgagtATAGTGGCATTTTGAAATtcgaaaaaaaagttttttataataaattgttatagccaacttttaaattattattatctttagcaaattttttaatcgttaatcattttaaactctttattacaataaaacaCCAATAGATATAGTTAAAAGTATATagttttatctattttaaaagtattttaacttatttagacaaaaaaacttataattTTCTGATACCTGGTAATATGATACAAAAAAGTTGtagaaaaaatgttaattagcttaataattttcataaaaaataactaaaaaaaattgtttactTTCAGTGACATTGTAACAAATTATtctttaactatttttagaatttcattttttgttattaagaAACCCgaggaatttttttttcttatttattttttaattgcaCAAGAATTACTCATTCTCAaacttttgaaatatttataaatatttatattcatttattttatgaaaaatttttaaaaaatttagattatacaattatataaatcatttattcaaataataaatttattttgataatcgACAGTTAATAATACAAGAAAAAGGAATATTCTTTAccatttattgttattaataaaactactgcactaatattttttttttataaaaattaataaataaaagagtTATCTAATAAATTGGCAATACAATTCCTTAACTCTTTCAATTCTATCATAATAATAGTCAACCATTTCTTCatatttactaaaataatCATAAGTTTTATATGGTGTAATGACAgcatataaatgtttttttgaagcttttgtatcattaaattctgtatctctttttttaattattttaagatgAATTGGTTTTCCTTTGAGTGGTTTGTATACTAGATACAATACTTTTTTTGGGTTCTTTTTTGATTTACGAACATAAAAAGCAAAGTCAAATggtttttttactttttttttagcttCTTTTCTTCTTATTGATCCAAAGAAAAAATCAGTATAAAAGTTTTCatctctttttaatttttcagatttattttttttttggacagttgactttttaattaattttgatgATGAATCAGTTGATTTTAAACATCCAGATGTTGAGCTTGAATGTAATTGATCATCAAAGTATCTTTGATTTCTTAATGATTTTAGGTATTCCCATTTTTGTAAATTGGtaaaatcaacaatatttttatatccagattttataaatttacatGTTATTTTAGGTTTTTCTTCTGTTTTATAAAGTGACGACTTAGAAGTATAAGAATTATTATTGGAGCTACCTTTATTagtttgattttttattttagatatattCTTTATTGTATCTTTCTTAGTGATATTTTTGTAATCACTATCATTAACAGgttgttttttaatatctgaTATTAAAGATGAATCAGTATTTGAAGAATGCTTATTAGCTACCCCAGGTATATCAATACGAGTTTCAATAACTTTATAATCATTCAAAAGTTtcttattatcttttaatatttctatgGGATTAACTTGTTTATAGTAATCAATCAACTTATCAATACTttcaaattttcttttattgttATCAAATGATCCCAATGCATAGTAATTTTTCATTGACGTGGAAGTTGTGGTGTATCCAGGTTTTTTAACAACAGGAATATGtctaaagaaattaaatcttaaaaatttaaataattaataaacataCAATCCAACATCAGGAGATGTTTTTACAAGagcaaataattttaatgaaatatccAAGTctttaatattctttatttcttttttataaagatgATATAAGTAAAAATGTCCATATCCAGTTTTTGGTAAAGCTTCAGAAATTGGTACAATACCTAAATAAATGGTATCTTTATAAGTCATTCTAGAAAATTGTTGAGTTATATCATAAATAGATGTTAATGATGCATCATCATTCTTCTTATAATACATtaattcatctttttttattaacttagAAGGATGAGCAATttccattttattttttaaaaaatcgtTATCAAAACATTGAGTCCCTGGTGGGACCATTTTATCAAActgttaacaaaaaatactcgattttattgtcattttatattatttttatatttaatatttacatttttttaagtatattaaaaatttgaatattggtgtaatatattaacaatttcttatttagtatttaatatttatcataaaaaattatactagataaaacattatgtgattaacattttacaaaataaactCAAAAATTGTATCAAATTAGTCTACCAGAAAAAAAATCTacaaatacaaaaaaaagtacaatgaaaagtaatataaaaatatgtaatataaagtataatagtttggataaaaaaaatattacaaaaaattaatttcatcatttacttattttaaacttttttataaaaatttttttatatcagaataatatacaattaaatctataatagaatattaaataaatgttacaTACAATGTTATATACAATGTAATATcgataaaaagtataataaatacaatttaattaaaattttttgaatattaacAAGTTATAAAGTGAAGATAATTTTAccacataaattttttcatttcgTTTTTTTGTCATGGCGTTTGAAGgtgattttattattgatataaatgaTCTACCTATATCCCATTTTTATACTTACAAATATGAAATGATTGAATATTTCATGGTACCAAATGCTGATGAATggttagaaaaattaatatcaaaaGCCAATACAAAAGAAGATGTATCAGAAGTAGTTAAAATTTGTACAAAAGGTCGGTTTCATacatgtaaaaaatattttgaagttTTCAAACCGTACAACgataagaaatttattattaatgcaTTAGAAGCATTacctaataaaataaaagaacgagctttgttaaaaatgattCCTAGTTGTAGTTTAAGTTTGTACAGtcaattattttcaaaaaaatatgatgaaagactttttgaaaaaattctAATGTGTAC
Proteins encoded in this region:
- a CDS encoding SH2 domain-containing protein; translated protein: MVPPGTQCFDNDFLKNKMEIAHPSKLIKKDELMYYKKNDDASLTSIYDITQQFSRMTYKDTIYLGIVPISEALPKTGYGHFYLYHLYKKEIKNIKDLDISLKLFALVKTSPDVGLHIPVVKKPGYTTTSTSMKNYYALGSFDNNKRKFESIDKLIDYYKQVNPIEILKDNKKLLNDYKVIETRIDIPGVANKHSSNTDSSLISDIKKQPVNDSDYKNITKKDTIKNISKIKNQTNKGSSNNNSYTSKSSLYKTEEKPKITCKFIKSGYKNIVDFTNLQKWEYLKSLRNQRYFDDQLHSSSTSGCLKSTDSSSKLIKKSTVQKKNKSEKLKRDENFYTDFFFGSIRRKEAKKKVKKPFDFAFYVRKSKKNPKKVLYLVYKPLKGKPIHLKIIKKRDTEFNDTKASKKHLYAVITPYKTYDYFSKYEEMVDYYYDRIERVKELYCQFIR